TCGACTACCTGCGGTTGTGCGACCCCGAGCTGGGGCCCGCACCGGACGCGGGAGAGGCACGACTGCTGGTGGCCGCGAAGGTGGGCGGCACCCGACTGTTGGACAACGCGCTGGTGGAACTCGGACCGTCCGATCCGGCATCTGAAGCGGTAGTTCCCACCCGGTAGCTCGAAGCCTAAGGAGCAGGCATGTTCCGGACCATGCTCAAATCCAAGATCCACCGTGCCACGGTTACCCAGGCCGATCTGCACTACGTGGGATCGGTGACCATAGACGCCGCCCTGATGGAGGCGGCCGATCTGCTGGACGGTGAGCAGGTCACGATCGTGGACGTGACCAACGGAGCCCGGCTGGAGACCTACGCCATCACCGGTGAGCGCGGTTCCGGGGTGCTCGGTATCAACGGTGCCGCTGCCCACCTGGTCCACCCGGGCGACGTGGTGATCCTGATCGCCTACGGCGTCATGGACGAGGCCGAGGCCAGGTCGTTCCGCCCGAGCGTGCTCTTCGTCGACGGGGAGAACCGCGTGGTCGAACGAGGCGGCGATCCCGGTCACGCCCCCGAGGGATCGGGACTCGCCACCACCGCTGTGGGAACCACGAGTGGTTCGCCCCGCTGAGTGAGGCGAACCCGGTGGTGAGCGGTCTTCCGCGCGATCGTGAGATCGATGCCCGCCGGCCGTCCGGAGTGCTGGTGGGCTTCCGGTGAGCCCGCGGGGCCGTGCGGTGGCGTGCCGTTCCCGGGGGTCTCGTTCGGGTGACGTGTCGCTCGCGGAAAGCGCCCGCCG
This portion of the Actinopolyspora lacussalsi genome encodes:
- a CDS encoding aspartate 1-decarboxylase (product_source=KO:K01579; cath_funfam=2.40.40.20; cog=COG0853; ko=KO:K01579; pfam=PF02261; superfamily=50692; tigrfam=TIGR00223), with the translated sequence MFRTMLKSKIHRATVTQADLHYVGSVTIDAALMEAADLLDGEQVTIVDVTNGARLETYAITGERGSGVLGINGAAAHLVHPGDVVILIAYGVMDEAEARSFRPSVLFVDGENRVVERGGDPGHAPEGSGLATTAVGTTSGSPR